The following are encoded together in the Methanosarcina flavescens genome:
- the argJ gene encoding bifunctional ornithine acetyltransferase/N-acetylglutamate synthase, with protein MKQIEGGICAVRGVSANGVKTEKMGLAVIVAEGPAAGVFTKNKVTAAPVILSKGVIETKHHLSAVIANSGNANAFTGDDGFLDAMEMATMLARKLDVKPETVAVASTGVIGRRLDVSLISELLPEVLKGLGSSPECSREAAKAIMTTDKAIKEVAIEMDCGIRIGAIAKGSGMINPNMGTMLCFAYTDAKVPADVLDAALRIAVDKTFNMVVVDGDTSTNDMVLLTSTCKSGIKPCMDCLDDFEEGLIYVFTELAKKIAKDGEGATKLIEARVVGAKTYEDAKRAAKAIVRSPLVKSAIFGKDPNWGRVVAAAGYSGAELEQGKLSLSFSGGGSEIELIKSGEISSSYDLELLKRIMTNDEIVITLDLSMGNEQATAWGCDLTYDYVRINAEYTT; from the coding sequence ATGAAGCAAATAGAAGGTGGAATCTGTGCAGTAAGGGGGGTGTCCGCAAATGGGGTTAAAACTGAAAAAATGGGGTTGGCTGTCATTGTTGCGGAAGGCCCTGCAGCAGGCGTCTTTACAAAGAATAAGGTGACCGCAGCTCCGGTTATCCTGAGTAAAGGAGTAATCGAGACCAAGCACCATCTTTCAGCCGTAATTGCAAATAGCGGCAATGCCAACGCCTTTACAGGTGATGACGGTTTTCTGGATGCTATGGAAATGGCAACAATGCTTGCCCGAAAACTTGACGTTAAACCTGAAACAGTTGCAGTTGCGTCAACAGGTGTAATTGGCAGAAGGCTTGATGTTTCCCTGATAAGTGAACTCCTTCCTGAAGTCCTTAAAGGGCTGGGCAGTTCTCCTGAATGCAGCCGGGAAGCTGCAAAGGCGATCATGACCACGGATAAGGCTATAAAAGAAGTGGCTATTGAGATGGACTGCGGGATAAGGATTGGGGCGATTGCCAAAGGATCGGGGATGATTAATCCCAATATGGGAACTATGCTCTGTTTTGCATATACCGATGCAAAAGTGCCTGCCGACGTCCTTGATGCTGCTCTGAGAATAGCAGTGGATAAAACTTTCAATATGGTCGTGGTGGATGGGGATACAAGCACTAACGATATGGTACTTCTTACCTCCACCTGCAAGTCCGGGATCAAACCCTGCATGGACTGCCTGGATGATTTTGAGGAAGGGTTGATTTACGTATTTACAGAGCTTGCAAAGAAAATAGCAAAAGACGGAGAAGGCGCTACAAAACTCATTGAAGCCAGGGTAGTAGGCGCAAAAACATACGAAGATGCTAAACGTGCTGCAAAAGCCATTGTACGTTCCCCACTGGTTAAATCCGCAATTTTCGGAAAGGACCCAAACTGGGGAAGGGTTGTAGCTGCTGCAGGATACTCTGGTGCGGAACTTGAACAGGGAAAGCTCTCTCTCTCTTTTTCTGGAGGAGGATCAGAGATCGAACTTATAAAGTCAGGTGAAATTTCCAGTTCTTACGATCTTGAGCTTCTGAAAAGAATAATGACAAATGATGAAATTGTCATTACTCTTGACCTCAGTATGGGAAATGAACAGGCAACAGCCTGGGGTTGTGACCTGACTTATGACTATGTCAGGATCAATGCTGAATATACGACTTAA
- a CDS encoding CBS domain-containing protein, translating to MKVKDVMNPNVVFCKPDNTVREAAKILKENNISGAPILEGGELVGIISEADLLKLLIVPEKGDLWLPSPFEVIEIPIRELIGWEETKRMLSDVGSTKIEEIMTKDVHTISSEASVEEASEHMIRHRINRLPVTEDSRVVGIITRGDIIKGLAKL from the coding sequence ATGAAAGTAAAAGATGTCATGAACCCGAACGTTGTTTTCTGCAAGCCTGACAATACAGTCCGTGAAGCGGCAAAAATCTTGAAGGAAAACAATATCAGTGGGGCTCCTATTCTTGAAGGGGGAGAGCTTGTGGGGATAATAAGCGAAGCGGATCTGCTGAAACTGCTCATAGTCCCCGAAAAAGGGGATCTCTGGCTTCCAAGCCCCTTTGAGGTTATAGAGATTCCTATCAGGGAACTCATTGGCTGGGAGGAAACAAAAAGAATGCTTTCTGATGTGGGTTCCACAAAGATAGAAGAGATCATGACAAAGGATGTGCACACAATCTCTTCTGAGGCATCCGTAGAAGAAGCTTCTGAGCATATGATAAGGCACAGGATTAACAGGCTTCCTGTAACTGAGGACAGCCGCGTAGTGGGGATTATTACACGCGGCGATATTATAAAAGGTCTTGCAAAGCTCTGA
- the argC gene encoding N-acetyl-gamma-glutamyl-phosphate reductase yields MIKAGIIGASGYTGGELLRLLVNHPNVKLELATSRSLAGKPVTSTHKHLEGFLNLKYENPDPENIRERCDVVFLAVPHGSAMNYVPELLDGDTKVIDLSADYRLETSEFEKIYGLKHTDPRDAVYGLVELHPEASEESFVANPGCFPTGAILAAAPLAAAELLDIAVFDSKTGISGAGISPTETSHYPNLAENIIPYKLTSHRHRAEIIQELTALDGRLRNISFTPHVIPSIRGILTTAHLFTKEPLSTDDLKTIYEGFYRDRPFIRFPSGVPSLTAVRGSNFCDISFEADKENNRVVVLSAIDNLVKGASGQAIQNMNLMFGLDEICGLWMPAAAP; encoded by the coding sequence ATGATCAAGGCTGGAATAATAGGAGCATCGGGATACACAGGAGGAGAACTCCTTCGCTTGCTCGTCAACCACCCCAATGTAAAGCTGGAGCTGGCAACCTCCCGAAGCCTTGCCGGGAAACCTGTAACAAGCACACACAAGCACCTTGAAGGTTTCCTGAACCTGAAATACGAAAATCCTGATCCTGAAAACATCAGGGAGCGCTGTGACGTTGTATTTCTTGCAGTGCCTCACGGATCTGCCATGAACTATGTACCTGAGCTGCTTGATGGTGACACCAAGGTTATTGACCTTAGCGCGGACTACAGGCTTGAGACATCGGAGTTTGAAAAAATCTACGGATTAAAGCACACTGATCCGAGAGATGCCGTATATGGGCTCGTAGAACTCCATCCTGAGGCTTCAGAAGAGAGTTTCGTTGCAAACCCAGGATGTTTTCCTACAGGCGCAATCCTTGCAGCAGCTCCTCTTGCGGCAGCCGAGCTTCTCGATATTGCAGTTTTTGATTCCAAGACAGGAATCTCAGGAGCTGGCATCTCACCAACCGAGACTTCACATTACCCGAACCTTGCAGAAAATATCATCCCATACAAACTTACATCTCACAGGCATAGAGCTGAGATCATCCAGGAGCTGACAGCACTCGATGGAAGACTCCGGAATATCAGTTTCACTCCCCATGTAATCCCTTCTATTAGAGGGATCCTTACAACGGCTCACCTCTTTACAAAGGAGCCTCTCTCCACGGATGACTTAAAGACAATCTATGAAGGATTCTACAGAGACAGACCATTTATCAGGTTCCCTTCAGGAGTTCCTTCCCTTACCGCAGTCAGAGGCTCTAACTTTTGTGATATAAGTTTTGAGGCGGATAAGGAAAATAACAGGGTTGTGGTGCTCTCGGCAATCGATAACCTTGTCAAAGGGGCTTCAGGGCAGGCTATCCAGAACATGAACCTCATGTTCGGGCTGGATGAAATATGTGGGCTCTGGATGCCCGCAGCGGCTCCATAA